The following coding sequences lie in one Thalassoglobus polymorphus genomic window:
- a CDS encoding GspE/PulE family protein, which translates to MAGNDWLQQFIDDGTIGADQLAEAISVAKAGGIMPEDALIKLGYVDESLISEAKAAAFGFKFTDLDNLDISSAVIELVPESVARENTCLPVEFIGERLVVAVTDPMNFEVMEKLRFILNRDVELTMAPKESINDAINRFYGGSETESVDSMLMEFTETAIDFTETEINEAAKDAEGEESSPIVRLVNLIITEAANMRASDIHVEPFEDRIRIRYRIDGVLVERDSPPRRLLSALTSRIKVMARMDIAEKRRPQDGRIKTRAGGKEIDLRISVLPTNHGQAIVMRILDRDNIKVGIRSLGFSEENYRRFQAIIRRPNGIFLVTGPTGSGKTTTLYSALGELNRPDRKIITAEDPVEYYLPGINQVEVKHSIGLDFARIIRAMLRQAPNVILVGEIRDTETGEMAIQASLTGHLVFSTLHTNDAPGSITRLIDMGVQPFLVASSLMAVMAQRLARVVCPKCGESYQPDQTELEFFELTEEQLENANFRRGKGCKNCQHTGFRGRKAVFELMMMNATLRDLAFRSEPAQHIRRQARLFGMKTLVEDAVDRAVEGVTTLTEAYKLRSGGH; encoded by the coding sequence ATGGCAGGTAACGACTGGCTTCAGCAATTCATCGACGACGGCACCATTGGTGCTGATCAATTGGCGGAAGCGATTAGCGTCGCGAAAGCGGGCGGAATCATGCCCGAAGATGCGCTCATTAAACTCGGATACGTCGATGAAAGCCTTATCAGCGAGGCAAAAGCGGCTGCATTCGGGTTCAAGTTCACAGATTTAGACAATCTGGACATCTCCAGTGCGGTGATTGAACTGGTCCCAGAATCGGTAGCTCGCGAAAACACGTGCTTGCCCGTGGAATTTATCGGGGAGCGACTGGTCGTTGCGGTCACTGACCCGATGAACTTCGAAGTGATGGAAAAACTTCGATTTATCCTCAATCGCGATGTTGAATTGACGATGGCTCCCAAAGAGTCAATCAACGATGCCATCAACCGGTTCTATGGTGGATCTGAAACAGAGTCTGTCGATTCCATGCTGATGGAGTTCACGGAAACCGCGATTGACTTCACCGAAACAGAGATCAACGAAGCTGCGAAGGACGCAGAAGGCGAAGAGAGTTCGCCGATTGTCCGTCTGGTCAATCTGATTATCACAGAAGCAGCGAATATGCGGGCGAGTGATATTCACGTCGAACCGTTCGAAGATCGAATTCGAATTCGATACCGGATCGATGGAGTCCTGGTCGAGCGTGACAGCCCACCACGTCGACTGCTGAGTGCATTGACATCTCGCATCAAAGTTATGGCGAGAATGGACATCGCAGAAAAACGACGTCCTCAGGATGGACGAATCAAAACGCGAGCTGGTGGAAAAGAGATCGATTTACGGATCAGCGTTCTCCCCACAAATCACGGTCAGGCCATCGTGATGCGTATTCTGGACCGAGATAACATCAAAGTCGGAATCCGCAGCCTGGGCTTTAGCGAAGAGAACTACCGTCGATTCCAGGCAATTATCCGCCGCCCGAACGGTATCTTTTTGGTGACAGGCCCTACTGGGAGTGGCAAAACCACTACACTGTACAGTGCCTTGGGAGAGCTGAATCGCCCCGACCGAAAAATTATCACAGCGGAAGACCCGGTCGAATACTACCTTCCCGGGATCAATCAGGTCGAAGTGAAGCATAGCATCGGCCTCGATTTCGCTCGAATCATCCGTGCAATGCTGCGACAAGCCCCGAATGTGATCCTCGTCGGCGAAATTCGAGATACCGAGACGGGAGAGATGGCAATTCAGGCATCTTTGACTGGACACTTGGTATTCAGTACACTCCATACGAACGATGCGCCCGGTTCTATTACACGCCTGATCGATATGGGTGTACAGCCATTCCTGGTCGCTTCCAGCCTCATGGCGGTCATGGCACAGCGCCTGGCACGTGTCGTTTGCCCGAAATGTGGAGAGTCATATCAACCGGACCAAACAGAGCTGGAGTTTTTCGAATTGACTGAGGAACAACTCGAAAATGCAAACTTCCGCAGAGGAAAAGGCTGTAAAAACTGCCAGCATACCGGGTTTCGGGGACGTAAAGCTGTGTTCGAATTGATGATGATGAATGCAACTCTTCGGGATCTTGCTTTCCGAAGTGAACCAGCTCAGCACATTCGTCGACAAGCCCGGTTATTCGGCATGAAAACATTAGTAGAAGATGCTGTCGACAGGGCAGTTGAAGGAGTTACGACACTCACCGAGGCATACAAGCTTCGGTCAGGAGGGCACTAA
- a CDS encoding type IV pilus twitching motility protein PilT, with amino-acid sequence MTIQIDKLLETVVRERVSDLHISTGQPPVVRLSGRMQRLDTKVLEPSDTVALMKSITPERNQQELQEVGGTDFGFAFGDKARFRVAVFKQRGHIGMVLRRIPNEFLTFEQLGLPPIVAELITRPRGLFLVTGPTGSGKTTSLASMINYLNDHEQHHIITLEDPIEYYHDHKKSTVNQREVGVDVPDFPEALRRALRMDPDVILVGEMRDLETISAAITAAETGHVVFGTLHTTGAQGTVDRIIDVFPTTQQEQIRTQLSAAIIGVLSQALLPKKPKGLVAAYEMLVVTPAISNLIREAKTFRINSSIQTGRKFGMQLLDDALYDLWRKGLCEEKDVIVRSNNPGELRARINNIKQGAEDDEDEDDEDWDDEDDWDDD; translated from the coding sequence GTGACGATTCAAATTGATAAATTGCTCGAAACGGTAGTCCGTGAACGAGTCAGCGATCTGCACATCAGTACCGGGCAGCCGCCCGTGGTCCGCCTTTCCGGTCGAATGCAACGACTCGACACGAAGGTGCTGGAGCCTTCAGACACCGTCGCGTTGATGAAAAGTATCACGCCTGAGCGGAACCAGCAGGAACTTCAGGAAGTTGGGGGGACTGACTTCGGGTTTGCGTTTGGAGACAAGGCCCGCTTCCGTGTTGCGGTCTTTAAGCAACGCGGCCATATCGGAATGGTGCTGCGACGAATTCCCAACGAGTTCCTCACATTCGAACAATTGGGGCTTCCGCCGATTGTCGCTGAATTGATCACCCGTCCGCGTGGACTCTTCCTGGTGACAGGCCCAACCGGATCAGGAAAAACAACTTCGCTGGCGAGTATGATCAACTATCTCAACGATCATGAGCAGCACCACATCATCACTCTTGAAGATCCGATCGAGTATTACCACGACCACAAAAAATCGACCGTCAACCAGCGTGAAGTCGGGGTCGATGTCCCGGACTTCCCGGAAGCTCTTCGGCGGGCATTGCGTATGGACCCCGATGTGATTCTGGTGGGGGAAATGCGGGATCTGGAAACGATCTCCGCAGCGATCACCGCGGCGGAAACTGGTCACGTTGTCTTTGGAACACTTCACACAACCGGTGCCCAGGGAACTGTGGACCGAATCATCGACGTTTTCCCCACGACTCAGCAAGAACAGATCCGAACGCAGCTTTCAGCAGCGATTATCGGTGTGTTGAGTCAGGCTTTGTTACCTAAGAAGCCCAAAGGCCTTGTCGCAGCATACGAAATGCTGGTCGTCACGCCTGCGATTTCCAACCTGATTCGTGAAGCCAAAACATTCCGTATTAACTCTTCGATTCAAACCGGACGGAAGTTCGGGATGCAATTGCTGGATGATGCTCTCTACGACTTGTGGAGAAAAGGATTGTGCGAAGAGAAGGATGTGATCGTCCGCTCCAATAACCCCGGTGAACTTCGAGCCCGCATCAACAACATCAAGCAGGGTGCAGAGGATGATGAAGACGAAGATGACGAGGACTGGGACGACGAAGACGATTGGGATGACGACTAG
- a CDS encoding GspE/PulE family protein — MAQRKLGQILVDLGYLNEDQLWDVLEEQKQSSGEIIGQVAKRMGLVTEEQITEALAEQFGMPVINLAETTIPPKVLELVPETMASVYKIMPVSLIDNVLTVAMADPQNLAALDDLRNFLGYDVRGAVSSLAEVEESIERHYAASEDDMENLMDQLEDLEVGNKTLHTKVGAFDIGGEDEVTSSHPIRKLLNMVMLLAIKDQASDIHFEPFEDEFKIRVRADGVLYEMVPPPRHLASAIVSRVKVMANLDIAERRMPQDGRIELNVGGNPVDLRVSVLPTMFGEAVVMRVLDRTVVQLDLNKIGMDPHTLSRFREMIFRSNGIVLVTGPTGSGKTTTLYSALNELNDIETKLITTEDPIEYDIDGLIQVPINSDIDVTFAAALRAILRHDPDKILVGEIRDYETAEIAIQSALTGHLVFSTLHTNDAPSAVTRLRDMGVPAFLITATVEAVLGQRLVRRICTECRTEFEPSDDLLMELQLPIEQARKYNFYYGKGCQRCNNSGYKGRTGLYELLEVNDDIRDMVSSNASVDEMRNLARTHGMTTLREAGLKLIFDGVTTIDEVVRETVMEDIE; from the coding sequence ATGGCACAACGGAAATTGGGACAAATTCTGGTCGACCTGGGTTACCTCAATGAGGACCAACTCTGGGATGTGCTTGAGGAGCAGAAGCAGTCCTCCGGTGAGATTATCGGTCAAGTCGCCAAACGGATGGGCTTGGTCACCGAAGAACAGATCACCGAAGCGCTCGCAGAGCAATTCGGAATGCCGGTCATCAATCTGGCTGAGACAACGATCCCACCAAAAGTGTTGGAGCTTGTCCCGGAAACGATGGCCAGTGTCTACAAAATCATGCCCGTCTCGCTGATCGACAACGTGTTGACCGTGGCGATGGCAGACCCTCAGAACCTCGCTGCTCTGGACGACTTGCGAAACTTTCTGGGGTACGATGTTCGCGGGGCAGTCTCTTCTCTTGCTGAAGTCGAAGAGTCGATTGAGCGACACTATGCCGCCAGCGAAGACGACATGGAAAACCTCATGGATCAGTTGGAGGATCTGGAGGTCGGCAACAAAACCTTGCACACAAAGGTCGGAGCCTTCGACATCGGCGGTGAGGACGAAGTCACCAGTTCACACCCGATTCGAAAACTGCTCAACATGGTCATGCTCCTGGCAATCAAAGACCAGGCAAGCGACATTCACTTTGAGCCCTTTGAAGATGAATTCAAAATTCGCGTGCGTGCCGATGGCGTCCTTTACGAAATGGTCCCTCCGCCGCGCCACTTGGCTTCGGCAATCGTCTCTCGCGTCAAGGTCATGGCGAATCTGGACATCGCAGAGCGAAGAATGCCGCAGGATGGTCGTATCGAATTGAACGTCGGTGGAAACCCCGTCGACTTGCGTGTGAGTGTGCTCCCCACCATGTTTGGTGAAGCGGTCGTTATGCGAGTCCTGGACCGAACAGTGGTCCAGCTCGACTTGAACAAAATCGGCATGGACCCGCACACCCTGTCACGCTTCCGTGAGATGATTTTCCGCTCGAACGGGATCGTCCTTGTGACCGGCCCTACCGGATCGGGAAAGACGACCACGCTCTATTCGGCGTTGAATGAACTCAACGATATTGAAACAAAGTTGATCACCACTGAAGACCCGATCGAATACGACATCGACGGGCTGATCCAGGTGCCGATCAATTCCGACATTGATGTCACCTTCGCAGCTGCCCTGCGGGCGATCCTCCGTCACGATCCCGATAAAATTCTCGTGGGAGAAATTCGGGATTACGAAACTGCCGAAATCGCGATTCAGTCAGCACTCACGGGGCACTTGGTCTTCTCCACATTGCACACCAACGACGCACCGTCAGCGGTCACACGCTTGCGAGACATGGGAGTCCCTGCGTTCCTGATCACAGCGACGGTTGAAGCGGTCCTCGGGCAACGATTGGTCCGCCGTATCTGCACCGAATGCCGAACCGAATTTGAACCGAGTGATGACCTGCTGATGGAGTTGCAACTCCCCATCGAGCAGGCCCGAAAATACAACTTCTACTACGGAAAAGGTTGCCAGCGGTGTAACAACTCTGGCTATAAAGGTCGAACCGGCCTTTATGAACTCCTGGAAGTCAATGACGACATCCGGGACATGGTTTCTTCCAACGCTTCTGTGGATGAAATGCGTAACCTCGCACGAACCCATGGAATGACAACATTGCGTGAAGCAGGGTTGAAACTCATTTTCGACGGAGTCACCACTATCGACGAAGTCGTGCGGGAAACGGTCATGGAGGACATTGAGTGA
- a CDS encoding type II secretion system F family protein has protein sequence MPVFQYEAMDNTGLEVKDTIEAPSEQEAQTLIREKGFYVTKIAEKTKKKKKDDADKQKQAPKKKQTFTIGGVSAKKLTMFTRQLSTLQDAGLPILRSLRILEGQEKPGALKNSLMGVIEDVESGNTLSEAMAKQPKAFDNLYVNMVKAGEAGGALEVILQRLAEFKERAESLKRKVKGAMIYPCAVITVATGIVGFIMYWIIPKFKEIFLDFGVELPAITEVLISTSDIVVSYWYLIPVIPFTLFVMVKLIKKNKTGAYIVDRIMLKIPILGKIIQKSTIARTCRTLGTLIASGVPILEALSIARDTAGNEVFRKAFDHIYSSIREGESMAVPLRETRITDDLVVNMVDVGEETGALDNMLYKVADIYDEEVAVLVEGLISLLEPLMVVVLGLIVGFIVIALFMPLVKLLNELS, from the coding sequence ATGCCAGTCTTTCAGTATGAAGCCATGGACAATACCGGTCTCGAGGTGAAAGACACCATCGAGGCTCCCTCGGAGCAAGAGGCACAAACCCTCATTCGTGAGAAAGGGTTTTATGTCACGAAAATTGCCGAGAAGACCAAGAAGAAAAAGAAGGACGATGCTGATAAACAGAAGCAGGCTCCGAAAAAGAAGCAGACCTTCACAATCGGTGGAGTGAGTGCGAAAAAACTCACCATGTTCACCCGGCAACTTTCGACGTTGCAGGATGCCGGACTGCCGATTTTGCGAAGCCTGCGAATTCTTGAAGGTCAGGAGAAACCGGGGGCGCTCAAGAACTCCTTAATGGGGGTAATTGAAGACGTCGAGTCTGGAAACACTTTGTCGGAAGCGATGGCCAAACAGCCCAAAGCGTTCGACAACCTGTACGTCAACATGGTGAAAGCGGGAGAGGCAGGGGGAGCACTCGAAGTCATCCTTCAGCGTCTTGCCGAATTCAAAGAACGTGCCGAATCGCTCAAGCGAAAAGTGAAAGGTGCGATGATTTATCCTTGTGCCGTGATCACCGTCGCGACCGGGATTGTCGGTTTCATCATGTACTGGATTATCCCGAAGTTTAAGGAGATCTTCCTCGACTTCGGTGTGGAACTGCCAGCGATCACTGAAGTGCTCATCTCGACGAGTGATATCGTCGTGAGCTACTGGTACCTGATCCCGGTGATTCCATTCACGCTCTTTGTGATGGTGAAGCTCATCAAGAAGAACAAGACGGGGGCGTACATCGTAGACAGGATCATGCTCAAAATACCCATATTGGGGAAGATCATACAGAAGTCGACGATTGCGCGAACGTGTCGAACGTTAGGCACGTTGATCGCGTCCGGGGTTCCGATTTTGGAGGCCCTCTCCATTGCCCGGGATACAGCCGGGAACGAAGTGTTCCGAAAGGCCTTCGATCACATTTACTCTTCCATTCGCGAAGGGGAATCGATGGCGGTTCCACTTCGAGAGACCCGCATCACAGATGACCTTGTGGTGAACATGGTCGATGTCGGTGAGGAAACCGGTGCGCTCGACAACATGCTCTACAAAGTCGCGGACATCTACGACGAAGAAGTCGCTGTGCTCGTAGAAGGTTTGATCAGCTTGCTTGAACCACTCATGGTGGTCGTCCTGGGGTTGATCGTCGGTTTCATCGTGATCGCCCTGTTTATGCCATTGGTGAAACTTCTCAACGAACTCTCCTGA
- a CDS encoding type II secretion system protein → MQRQTKKYRNCQSTTRPTAPQRTRRAFSLVEIMIVLVIIGILLGLLFPAISKAITTARNATVTTEIGNLSKAIGEFKLKYGVEPPSRIYLHEDSSNWSNTDLRTRESKAFIRQVWPNFDFTYANAPTAGELDINGNGVTDSDPIDLRGAECLVFFLGGVCATEDSDGNSIRNALGGSPMSGTPAKWFPLGFSTDPEMPFARGSGTRVGPFFEFDASRLVDVSDSPPSGVLRNMPEYVDTLPGQTAPYLYASSYEGRGYNVNGSFAHTDLDLASSSITEPTWVYIQSDPSTEGTAGAVPYNKNSFQIISPGADTQYGTGGSYDKDEGFTGFADGVQKDNITNFSGGVLDAS, encoded by the coding sequence ATGCAAAGACAAACTAAAAAATATCGCAACTGTCAGTCAACGACTCGACCGACAGCACCTCAACGAACACGGCGAGCCTTCTCGCTCGTGGAAATCATGATTGTGCTCGTCATCATCGGGATTTTGCTCGGACTGCTTTTCCCCGCGATCAGCAAGGCAATTACGACAGCGAGAAATGCCACCGTGACGACAGAGATCGGCAATCTCTCCAAAGCGATCGGCGAGTTCAAACTGAAATATGGCGTTGAGCCACCGAGTCGAATTTATCTGCATGAAGACTCCAGCAACTGGTCGAATACAGACTTGCGAACCCGAGAGAGTAAAGCATTCATCCGTCAGGTCTGGCCTAACTTTGACTTCACTTACGCCAATGCACCGACAGCTGGCGAACTCGATATCAACGGGAATGGGGTGACAGACTCTGACCCGATCGACTTACGCGGAGCAGAGTGCTTAGTCTTCTTTCTGGGAGGAGTCTGTGCCACTGAAGACTCTGATGGGAATTCGATACGCAATGCACTGGGTGGTTCCCCAATGTCTGGAACCCCAGCCAAATGGTTTCCGCTCGGTTTTTCGACCGATCCGGAAATGCCGTTTGCTCGCGGGTCCGGAACTCGCGTTGGTCCGTTCTTCGAATTTGATGCCTCTCGACTGGTCGATGTTTCTGACTCACCACCTTCAGGCGTTTTGCGAAACATGCCTGAGTATGTGGATACCTTGCCTGGGCAGACCGCTCCATATTTGTATGCCAGCTCGTATGAGGGGCGGGGATACAACGTGAACGGTAGCTTTGCTCACACAGACTTAGATCTGGCATCGTCTTCCATCACCGAACCGACTTGGGTTTATATCCAAAGTGATCCGTCAACAGAGGGGACAGCTGGGGCTGTTCCTTATAATAAAAACAGTTTCCAGATCATCTCTCCGGGGGCTGATACCCAGTACGGGACAGGCGGAAGCTATGACAAAGATGAGGGGTTCACCGGCTTCGCTGATGGTGTTCAGAAGGACAATATCACGAACTTCTCCGGTGGAGTTTTAGACGCCAGCTAA
- a CDS encoding type II secretion system protein has protein sequence MFNRQQQFRTTRNSAGSSRSVDSLRGYTLMEVLVVMMIIGILLALIVPALGRLLGASKGVATRTTINQIDSIIQARYDAVLEADVSVEAKKLAALNSGVDEKEAEFLIRKLMYRQALPQRPEDLGGFDVDLSTTGDNPPLASAWTSKGGAAASDDSSVTGSELFLFALTQGSSVQVIPGGKSYPMPVLEMDNINQAHVQDSDGNGLDELIDDWGQPLRFYNFPTHLFRDDGDTGNAPTRKNASILIAGLPNDTNLNGPLDRDPLDPSGLLASQFSSADSNFEYTPGGSVVNRVAMSTFNYHIPSTYYVPLLVSAGPDGVLGLGEPTSTVTSPGPPQTADRLAKVESTSGATDIRDNITNRNTQQ, from the coding sequence ATGTTCAATCGTCAACAACAATTTCGCACAACTCGTAACAGTGCCGGTTCATCGCGCAGTGTCGATTCATTGCGTGGTTACACACTGATGGAGGTTCTGGTGGTCATGATGATCATCGGAATCCTGCTCGCCCTTATCGTTCCTGCTCTGGGTCGATTACTCGGAGCCTCCAAAGGGGTGGCAACCCGGACCACGATCAACCAGATCGATTCCATTATCCAGGCCCGTTACGACGCCGTGCTCGAAGCGGACGTCAGTGTTGAAGCGAAAAAACTGGCAGCCTTAAATTCCGGAGTGGATGAAAAAGAAGCAGAGTTTCTCATCCGCAAACTGATGTACCGCCAGGCACTCCCGCAGCGTCCGGAAGATTTAGGAGGGTTTGATGTTGACCTGTCGACGACTGGCGATAACCCCCCTCTTGCTAGCGCGTGGACATCGAAGGGAGGAGCTGCGGCATCGGATGACAGTAGCGTCACAGGCTCGGAGTTATTCCTATTCGCCTTAACGCAGGGAAGCAGTGTCCAAGTGATTCCCGGTGGGAAGTCATATCCTATGCCTGTTCTGGAGATGGATAACATCAATCAGGCACACGTGCAGGACAGCGACGGCAACGGACTTGACGAACTGATCGACGACTGGGGTCAGCCACTTCGGTTCTACAACTTTCCAACACACCTGTTCCGTGATGATGGAGACACAGGAAACGCTCCCACACGAAAGAATGCCAGCATTCTCATCGCGGGACTTCCTAACGATACAAACTTAAACGGCCCGCTGGACCGTGACCCACTTGACCCAAGCGGTCTGCTGGCAAGCCAGTTTTCCTCTGCTGACAGCAACTTCGAATACACACCGGGCGGATCAGTCGTCAACCGTGTTGCCATGAGCACATTCAACTACCACATTCCCAGCACTTATTACGTTCCACTTCTCGTTTCCGCTGGTCCCGATGGCGTTCTCGGATTAGGAGAACCAACATCAACAGTCACATCACCCGGCCCACCACAAACAGCTGATCGACTGGCAAAAGTTGAGTCAACATCCGGGGCGACCGATATTCGCGATAACATCACAAACAGAAATACTCAGCAATAA
- a CDS encoding pilus assembly FimT family protein, with amino-acid sequence MKNSLRQFESISSEANSRRGFTLVELLVAIGILVILTTLTVSAFTLNDGDRVSNSISTFKNALEGARSRAVAEGQVRGLRLILDENDPRIVKSMIYVGASDYHTRGTVQAVWNTGGFWEIEFDSAGLGNLQNIGAFDDTVGGYRIEVPAGSGNWFTLQNSLGVPHRWRIIEHFEPSSWNTTLAGWSPAPTLTGNPARTEELPYRLELKPTILEGEDPILLDPLTCIDLDGSRVPESWRTREDTNRDGTLDTMGSESDLNGNGLFDFAAGYAQGSNRMDILFSPDGTLAGNLKSEGVINFRIAYVSDVILALPLRQRALTYDYSGIATYPDFILPADPEKDHKALTIFTQTGSIIITDIDPTISGSLTNGFNNDIATQPYYYARLGRESN; translated from the coding sequence ATGAAAAATTCGCTGCGACAATTTGAATCGATCTCATCCGAAGCGAACTCTCGTCGTGGATTTACACTTGTCGAGTTGCTCGTGGCGATCGGGATTCTGGTCATCTTGACGACCCTCACAGTGAGTGCATTCACACTCAATGATGGGGACCGCGTGAGTAACAGCATCAGTACGTTCAAAAACGCTCTGGAAGGAGCCCGCTCACGAGCGGTCGCTGAAGGTCAGGTCCGTGGTCTGCGTCTGATTCTTGATGAGAACGATCCCCGCATCGTGAAGAGCATGATTTATGTCGGTGCGAGTGATTACCACACACGCGGCACAGTCCAGGCGGTCTGGAATACTGGCGGTTTCTGGGAGATTGAATTCGACTCAGCTGGCCTCGGTAATCTTCAAAACATCGGCGCATTTGACGACACCGTCGGCGGATATCGCATCGAAGTTCCAGCAGGCTCGGGGAATTGGTTCACTCTGCAAAACAGTCTGGGAGTGCCCCATCGCTGGCGAATCATCGAACATTTCGAGCCGAGTTCATGGAACACCACACTTGCAGGATGGTCACCAGCACCAACTCTTACAGGGAACCCCGCTCGTACAGAAGAATTGCCATATCGCCTCGAACTTAAGCCGACCATTCTGGAAGGTGAAGACCCGATTCTGCTCGATCCACTCACCTGCATCGACCTGGATGGATCACGAGTTCCGGAAAGCTGGCGTACCCGTGAAGACACGAACAGAGACGGAACACTCGACACGATGGGTTCCGAGTCCGACCTCAACGGCAACGGCCTTTTTGATTTTGCAGCCGGGTATGCTCAGGGTTCGAACCGCATGGATATCCTGTTCAGTCCCGATGGGACATTAGCAGGCAACCTGAAATCAGAAGGGGTGATCAATTTTCGAATCGCCTACGTCAGCGATGTCATTCTGGCTCTTCCACTTCGCCAACGAGCCCTGACTTACGACTACTCTGGAATCGCCACCTACCCCGATTTCATTCTGCCTGCTGATCCGGAAAAGGATCACAAAGCACTCACGATCTTTACTCAAACGGGTAGCATTATCATCACTGATATCGACCCCACAATTTCCGGGTCATTAACAAACGGATTTAATAACGATATCGCAACACAGCCTTACTACTACGCACGTCTTGGACGGGAGTCGAACTGA
- a CDS encoding type IV pilus modification PilV family protein — MKNTPTKINTKTLRTGATLTEVLVSLLIFSVGIVSVFTLFPVSLLSSIQATKLTNSKILADNVVDIVRTAPHILRPPGGAATDTWTGEWESNKAYAVNDLVWPRIQSGQLFPQPNLAYRCTAAGTSGAAEPKWLTTGANVNDGGVTWQRVALSNYVIDPLGRFRDGTTPGLRRDTFGYDSGFLVGGLARTDGGGFTDYVSARPFFTQPDSWTIALNEIPSAITATSVTFPASVPLESVNATDQRLVVVSADGTQSASRSINNISGQTIYIPTGQDLPSNLNSLAEVSTVRVEVFAPRYSYILTVRRPDEYVQPKVSAVILFNRSFSFEDEEVFKANFGNSGYNDESEVDATAIPLAMSMTDNQVLISWAGKKQPLLREGNYLFDAREVIWYRMSVITLDANNERALITLDRAVEQITVNTGNSSDVGRAIFLPGIVEIFEL, encoded by the coding sequence ATGAAGAACACTCCCACCAAAATCAATACCAAAACGCTCCGCACAGGGGCGACACTGACCGAGGTTCTGGTCTCGCTGTTGATTTTCAGCGTCGGAATCGTCTCTGTCTTCACGTTGTTCCCGGTCTCACTTCTCAGTTCGATCCAAGCGACCAAGCTGACAAATTCAAAAATCCTGGCAGACAACGTCGTCGACATTGTCCGGACAGCACCTCACATTCTCAGACCACCCGGAGGAGCAGCCACTGATACCTGGACAGGGGAATGGGAATCAAACAAGGCCTATGCAGTGAACGATCTGGTTTGGCCACGAATTCAATCTGGCCAACTTTTTCCGCAACCGAATCTCGCTTATCGCTGTACTGCTGCCGGAACTTCCGGTGCGGCAGAACCGAAGTGGTTAACGACTGGTGCTAATGTGAATGATGGTGGAGTCACTTGGCAACGTGTTGCTTTGAGCAATTATGTCATTGACCCGCTCGGTCGATTCCGAGACGGAACAACGCCCGGCCTTCGAAGAGATACATTCGGGTACGATTCCGGATTTCTTGTTGGGGGATTGGCGCGAACGGATGGTGGAGGATTCACAGATTATGTTTCTGCTCGCCCGTTTTTTACCCAGCCCGACAGCTGGACAATTGCACTGAATGAGATTCCCTCTGCGATCACTGCCACCTCTGTCACCTTTCCTGCTTCCGTCCCGCTTGAGAGCGTGAACGCGACAGATCAACGGCTGGTCGTTGTCTCAGCAGATGGAACTCAGTCGGCATCACGTTCAATCAACAACATCTCAGGTCAAACGATCTACATTCCGACGGGACAGGACCTTCCATCAAACCTGAACTCTCTAGCAGAGGTCAGCACGGTACGTGTCGAAGTGTTTGCACCGCGATACAGCTATATCCTGACTGTTCGTCGACCTGACGAATATGTGCAGCCAAAAGTCTCTGCCGTCATTCTCTTCAACCGCTCATTCAGCTTTGAAGATGAAGAGGTGTTCAAGGCGAATTTCGGAAATTCAGGTTACAACGATGAATCTGAAGTCGATGCGACAGCCATTCCCTTAGCCATGTCTATGACAGACAATCAGGTGCTCATCTCATGGGCTGGAAAAAAGCAACCGCTACTACGCGAAGGCAATTACCTTTTCGATGCTCGTGAAGTCATCTGGTATCGAATGTCGGTCATCACACTGGACGCGAACAACGAACGTGCACTCATCACGCTGGATCGCGCTGTCGAACAAATCACAGTCAATACCGGAAACTCCAGCGACGTTGGCCGAGCGATTTTCCTGCCTGGGATTGTTGAGATCTTTGAACTGTAG